A stretch of the Chitiniphilus purpureus genome encodes the following:
- the yegS gene encoding lipid kinase YegS, which produces MATTPGDLVRLIVHGKAAADPELREAVLAARNQGHRLEVRVTWEQGDAARFTHEAVAEGAATVIAGGGDGTLNEVAGAILAHDIEQRPVLGLVPLGTANDFAHGAGIPLAPLPALRLALAGPIATVDAGRVNERIFVNMATGGFGTQLTVDTPSEQKELLGGFAYLLTGLRRFTSITADYGKVVGPGFNWEGDFLVLAVGNGSQAGGGHLLCPQARLDNGLLDLRILAGEELLPTLLERLIDGEEAESVVSARVPWLTLETPHPVHLNLDGEPLAGTHFRIEALPGALRFRLPGYCPLLDRAVG; this is translated from the coding sequence ATGGCAACGACCCCCGGCGATCTGGTCCGTCTGATCGTTCATGGCAAGGCGGCCGCCGATCCGGAACTGCGCGAAGCGGTGCTTGCCGCGCGCAACCAGGGCCACCGGCTGGAAGTGCGCGTCACCTGGGAGCAGGGCGATGCAGCGCGTTTCACGCATGAGGCGGTTGCCGAAGGGGCCGCCACCGTGATCGCCGGCGGCGGCGACGGCACACTCAACGAAGTGGCGGGGGCAATCCTGGCGCACGACATCGAGCAACGGCCGGTGCTGGGGCTGGTGCCGCTCGGCACGGCCAACGATTTCGCGCATGGCGCCGGCATCCCGCTTGCACCGCTGCCGGCATTGCGCCTGGCGTTGGCCGGTCCGATCGCCACGGTCGACGCGGGGCGGGTGAACGAGCGCATCTTCGTCAACATGGCCACCGGCGGCTTCGGCACCCAGCTCACCGTCGATACGCCGTCCGAGCAGAAGGAACTGCTGGGCGGTTTCGCCTATCTGCTGACCGGACTGCGCCGCTTCACCTCGATCACCGCTGATTACGGCAAGGTGGTCGGACCCGGCTTCAATTGGGAAGGCGACTTCCTGGTGCTGGCGGTGGGCAACGGCTCGCAGGCCGGTGGCGGCCACCTGCTGTGCCCACAGGCACGGCTGGACAATGGTCTGCTCGATCTGCGCATCCTGGCGGGCGAGGAACTGCTGCCCACGCTGCTGGAGCGGCTGATCGACGGCGAGGAGGCCGAAAGCGTGGTCAGTGCGCGTGTGCCATGGTTGACGCTGGAAACGCCGCACCCCGTCCATCTGAACCTGGATGGCGAACCGCTGGCCGGAACCCATTTCAGGATCGAGGCGCTGCCGGGGGCGTTGCGGTTTCGCCTGCCCGGCTACTGCCCGTTGCTCGACCGCGCGGTCGGCTGA
- a CDS encoding P-II family nitrogen regulator: MKKIEAIIKPFKLDEVREALSDLGISGLTVIEVKGFGRQKGHTELYRGAEYVVDFLPKTKVEVILADEQVEAAIEAIVNAARTGKIGDGKIFVTPVEYVVRIRTGETNEDAI; this comes from the coding sequence ATGAAGAAGATCGAAGCGATCATCAAGCCGTTCAAACTGGACGAAGTGCGCGAAGCCTTGTCCGACCTTGGCATCTCGGGCCTGACGGTCATCGAGGTCAAGGGCTTCGGCCGCCAGAAAGGTCACACCGAGCTGTACCGGGGCGCCGAATACGTGGTCGACTTCCTGCCCAAGACCAAGGTCGAGGTGATCCTGGCCGATGAGCAGGTGGAGGCGGCGATCGAGGCCATCGTCAACGCCGCGCGTACCGGCAAGATCGGCGATGGCAAGATCTTCGTCACTCCGGTGGAATACGTGGTGCGCATCCGGACCGGCGAAACCAACGAGGACGCCATCTGA